In one Melaminivora jejuensis genomic region, the following are encoded:
- the purF gene encoding amidophosphoribosyltransferase, producing the protein MCGIVGVVSAHPVNQLIYDALLLLQHRGQDAAGIVTQEGRKFFMHKARGMVRDVFRTRNMRALPGSSGLGQVRYPTAGSASSEEEAQPFYVNAPFGIVMVHNGNLTNARQLRRELADTDHRHTNTESDSEVLLNVLAHEIARASRGAPLTSDDVFAAVRAVHQRVRGSYAVIALIAGYGLLAFRDPFGIRPLCLGRSSDASVMLASESVALEGTLHQLERDVAPGEAVFVHPDGRIEARQCAASSQLYPCMFEYVYLARPDSVMDGISVYQARLNMGETLAKRVVSTVPPSEIDAIIPVPESSRPSAMQLAQKLGLPYREGFVKNRYVGRTFIMPGQATRKKSVRQKLNTIGSEFKGRRVLLVDDSIVRGTTSREIVQMARDAGATKVYLASAAPPVRHPNVYGIDMPTREELIAHGRSVEEIRQWIGADALIYQDVQAMKHTVGSINAQVQGFEASCFDGCYVTGDISDEAVMALNAGRNHSADDEGEDTSRLSLPNADGA; encoded by the coding sequence ATGTGTGGAATCGTCGGCGTGGTCAGCGCCCATCCCGTCAACCAGCTCATCTATGACGCGCTGCTGCTGCTGCAGCACCGTGGCCAGGATGCCGCCGGCATCGTCACCCAGGAAGGGCGCAAGTTCTTCATGCACAAGGCCCGCGGCATGGTGCGCGACGTGTTTCGCACGCGCAACATGCGGGCGCTGCCGGGCAGCAGCGGGCTGGGCCAAGTGCGCTACCCGACGGCAGGCAGCGCCTCCAGCGAGGAGGAGGCCCAGCCGTTTTACGTCAATGCACCGTTTGGCATCGTCATGGTGCACAACGGCAACCTGACCAACGCCCGCCAGCTGCGCCGCGAACTGGCCGACACCGACCACCGCCACACCAACACCGAGAGCGACTCCGAGGTGTTGCTCAACGTGCTGGCGCACGAGATCGCCCGCGCCAGCCGGGGCGCGCCGCTCACCAGCGACGACGTGTTCGCCGCCGTGCGCGCCGTGCATCAGCGCGTCCGGGGTTCGTATGCGGTGATTGCGCTGATCGCCGGCTATGGCCTGCTGGCGTTTCGTGACCCCTTCGGCATCCGCCCGCTGTGCCTGGGGCGCAGCAGCGACGCCAGCGTGATGCTGGCCAGCGAGTCGGTGGCGCTGGAGGGCACGCTGCACCAGCTCGAGCGCGACGTGGCGCCGGGCGAGGCGGTCTTCGTGCATCCCGATGGCCGCATCGAGGCCCGGCAATGCGCGGCCTCCAGCCAGCTGTATCCGTGCATGTTCGAGTACGTGTACCTCGCCCGGCCCGACTCGGTCATGGACGGCATCTCGGTCTATCAGGCGCGCCTGAACATGGGCGAGACGCTGGCCAAGCGCGTGGTCTCCACCGTGCCGCCCAGCGAGATCGACGCCATCATCCCGGTGCCCGAATCGAGCCGCCCCAGCGCCATGCAGCTGGCGCAAAAGCTGGGCCTGCCCTACCGCGAGGGCTTCGTCAAGAACCGCTACGTGGGCCGCACCTTCATCATGCCGGGCCAGGCCACGCGCAAGAAATCCGTGCGTCAAAAGCTCAACACCATAGGCAGCGAGTTCAAGGGCCGGCGCGTGCTGCTGGTGGACGACTCCATCGTGCGCGGCACCACCTCGCGCGAGATCGTGCAGATGGCGCGCGACGCCGGCGCCACCAAGGTCTATCTGGCCTCCGCCGCGCCGCCGGTGCGCCACCCCAACGTCTATGGCATCGACATGCCCACGCGCGAGGAGCTGATCGCGCATGGCCGCAGCGTCGAGGAGATCCGCCAGTGGATCGGCGCCGATGCGCTGATCTACCAGGACGTGCAGGCCATGAAGCACACGGTGGGCAGCATCAATGCGCAGGTGCAAGGCTTCGAGGCCTCGTGCTTCGACGGCTGCTACGTCACGGGCGATATCTCGGACGAGGCTGTGATGGCGCTCAACGCCGGGCGCAACCACAGCGCCGACGACGAGGGCGAGGACACCTCGCGCCTGTCGCTGCCCAATGCCGATGGGGCCTGA
- a CDS encoding O-succinylhomoserine sulfhydrylase, producing MTSSSLPEGLHPETLAVREATARSQWGEHSEALYLTSSFVQSDCETAAQRFANAELGYTYTRTANPTVASFERRLAAMEGTECAVATSTGMSAILLMALTVLKSGDHVVASQSMFGSTLKLLGSEMARFGIETSFVSQTDTQAWEAAIRPNTRLLFAETPTNPLGDLCDIAALAGIAHAHGLLLAVDNSFCSPVLQRPAELGADLVVYSGTKILEGQGRVMAGAVCGSAALVDKIMGPFMRSAGLNLSPFNAWVVLKGLETLGLRVRAQSAAALELAQWLAQHPQVAHVHYSGLASHPQHQLAMRQQGGLGGPVLAFDVAGQGSEQLRANAFHVIDSTRVCSITANLGDVKTTITHPASTSHGRLSEEQRRAAGIGQGLIRVSVGLEHLDDLKADLLRGLDTLA from the coding sequence GTGACTTCTTCCAGCCTGCCTGAAGGCCTGCATCCCGAGACCCTGGCCGTGCGCGAGGCCACCGCGCGCAGCCAGTGGGGCGAGCACAGCGAGGCCCTGTACCTGACCAGCAGCTTCGTGCAAAGCGATTGCGAGACGGCGGCGCAGCGCTTTGCCAATGCCGAGCTGGGCTACACCTACACCCGCACGGCCAACCCGACGGTGGCCAGCTTCGAGCGCCGCCTGGCTGCCATGGAGGGCACGGAGTGCGCCGTGGCCACCAGCACCGGCATGTCGGCCATCCTGCTCATGGCGCTCACCGTGCTCAAGAGCGGCGACCACGTCGTGGCCTCGCAGTCCATGTTCGGCTCGACGCTCAAGCTGCTGGGCAGCGAGATGGCTCGCTTTGGCATCGAGACGAGTTTCGTCTCGCAGACCGACACGCAGGCCTGGGAGGCGGCCATCCGCCCCAACACCCGGCTGCTGTTTGCCGAGACGCCGACCAACCCGCTGGGCGACCTGTGCGACATCGCCGCGCTGGCGGGCATTGCCCACGCGCACGGCCTGCTGCTGGCCGTGGACAACAGCTTTTGCTCGCCGGTGCTGCAGCGCCCGGCCGAGCTGGGCGCCGATCTGGTGGTCTATTCGGGCACCAAGATCCTGGAGGGCCAGGGCCGCGTCATGGCCGGCGCCGTGTGCGGCAGCGCCGCGCTGGTGGACAAGATCATGGGCCCCTTCATGCGCAGCGCCGGGCTGAACCTGTCGCCCTTCAACGCCTGGGTGGTGCTCAAGGGCCTGGAGACACTGGGCCTGCGCGTGCGCGCGCAAAGCGCCGCAGCCCTGGAGCTGGCGCAGTGGCTGGCGCAGCATCCCCAGGTGGCCCATGTGCATTACTCGGGCCTGGCCAGCCACCCGCAGCACCAGCTTGCCATGCGCCAGCAGGGCGGCCTGGGCGGGCCGGTGCTGGCCTTCGACGTGGCGGGGCAGGGCAGCGAGCAGCTGCGCGCCAACGCCTTCCACGTCATCGACAGCACCCGCGTGTGCTCCATTACCGCCAACCTGGGCGATGTCAAGACCACCATCACCCATCCGGCCAGCACCTCGCACGGGCGCCTGAGCGAGGAGCAGCGGCGCGCTGCCGGCATCGGCCAGGGCCTGATCCGCGTCTCCGTGGGCCTGGAACACCTCGACGACCTCAAGGCCGACCTGCTGCGCGGCCTGGACACACTGGCATGA
- the gltX gene encoding glutamate--tRNA ligase, which produces MTTPQRIRTRFAPSPTGFIHLGNIRSALYPWAFARAQGGDFILRIEDTDVERSSQAAVDVILEGMEWLELDIDEGPFFQMQRMERYREVLAQLVASGHVYPCYMSVAELDALRERQTAAKEKPRYDGTWRPEAGKTLPPVPEGVQPVLRFRTPRDGIVAWDDKCKGRIEFQNSELDDLVIARPDGTPTYNFCVCVDDMDMGITHVIRGDDHVNNTPRQIHIFEALGAAVPTFAHLPTVLNEQGEKMSKRNGAKAVTQYRAEGYLPDAMVNYLARLGWSHGDDEIFSRAQFLEWFDLDHLGRSAGQFDEAKLRWVNAQHLKALDDARLAGLVRPFLLQAGVSEAQLDADDRLPRICALFKDRCETLVDLARWARLFYVETVERNAEDVAKHLADAPAALLEAFAVAIAAVEWSREAIAAAIKQVLKEQGAKMPQLAMPVRVLTLGTAHTPSVDAVLELLGREKILTRLKNS; this is translated from the coding sequence ATGACGACTCCGCAACGCATCCGCACCCGCTTCGCCCCGTCGCCGACGGGCTTCATCCACCTGGGCAACATCCGCTCGGCGCTCTATCCCTGGGCCTTTGCGCGTGCGCAGGGGGGCGATTTCATCCTGCGCATCGAGGACACGGATGTCGAGCGCTCCAGCCAGGCTGCCGTGGATGTCATCCTGGAAGGCATGGAGTGGCTCGAACTCGATATCGACGAGGGGCCGTTCTTCCAGATGCAGCGCATGGAGCGCTACCGCGAAGTGCTGGCGCAGCTGGTCGCCAGCGGCCATGTCTATCCCTGCTACATGAGTGTGGCCGAGCTGGATGCCCTGCGCGAGCGCCAGACGGCGGCCAAGGAAAAGCCGCGCTACGACGGCACCTGGCGGCCAGAAGCGGGCAAGACCTTGCCGCCCGTGCCCGAGGGCGTGCAGCCAGTGCTGCGCTTCAGGACGCCCAGGGACGGCATCGTCGCCTGGGACGACAAGTGCAAGGGCCGCATCGAATTCCAGAACAGCGAGCTCGATGACTTGGTCATCGCCCGGCCTGACGGCACGCCGACCTACAACTTCTGCGTCTGCGTGGACGACATGGACATGGGCATCACCCATGTCATCCGGGGCGACGACCATGTGAACAACACGCCGCGCCAGATCCACATCTTCGAGGCGCTGGGCGCGGCGGTGCCGACCTTTGCCCACCTGCCCACGGTGCTCAACGAGCAGGGCGAGAAGATGAGCAAGAGAAACGGCGCCAAGGCGGTGACGCAGTACCGCGCCGAGGGCTATCTGCCCGACGCCATGGTCAACTACCTGGCGCGCCTGGGCTGGAGCCACGGCGACGACGAGATCTTCTCGCGCGCGCAATTCCTCGAATGGTTCGACCTGGATCACCTGGGCAGGAGCGCCGGCCAGTTCGACGAGGCCAAGCTGCGCTGGGTCAATGCCCAGCACCTGAAGGCACTGGATGACGCACGCCTGGCCGGATTGGTGCGGCCCTTCCTGCTGCAGGCCGGCGTGAGCGAGGCGCAGCTGGACGCCGACGATCGCCTGCCGCGCATTTGCGCGCTGTTCAAGGATCGCTGCGAGACGCTGGTCGATCTGGCGCGCTGGGCACGGCTGTTCTATGTGGAGACTGTCGAGCGCAATGCCGAGGATGTCGCCAAACACCTGGCCGATGCGCCGGCTGCGCTGCTGGAGGCGTTTGCCGTCGCCATTGCCGCCGTCGAGTGGAGCCGGGAGGCGATTGCCGCTGCCATCAAGCAAGTCCTCAAGGAGCAGGGCGCCAAGATGCCGCAGCTGGCCATGCCGGTGCGCGTGCTGACCCTGGGCACGGCGCACACGCCATCGGTGGATGCGGTGCTGGAATTGCTTGGGCGCGAAAAAATTCTCACACGTTTGAAAAACAGCTGA
- a CDS encoding transposase domain-containing protein: MSALLDPAWIEQALDAMGNASVRRCKLPAEHAVWLVIELALLRHRPLWQVVQEMALTLDGKELPVPSTSVPACQRLETEPMEHLCAVLTQACGRSPVVRAEDLRVLAVAMVWSGRPRTVAVTARRNTAPSPGPVRAPCACRIPTAMNCSMSGSGSMAVAS; the protein is encoded by the coding sequence TTGAGCGCATTGCTGGATCCGGCCTGGATAGAGCAAGCGCTGGATGCCATGGGCAACGCATCGGTGCGCCGATGCAAGCTGCCCGCCGAACATGCCGTATGGCTGGTGATCGAGCTGGCGCTGCTTCGCCATAGGCCGCTGTGGCAAGTGGTGCAGGAGATGGCGCTGACGCTCGATGGCAAGGAACTGCCCGTACCTAGCACCAGCGTGCCGGCGTGCCAGCGGCTGGAGACCGAGCCCATGGAGCATTTGTGCGCTGTGCTGACCCAGGCCTGCGGCCGCTCTCCTGTGGTGCGCGCAGAGGATTTGCGTGTACTGGCGGTCGCGATGGTGTGGTCTGGTCGGCCCCGGACAGTGGCGGTAACCGCCAGACGCAATACGGCCCCCAGCCCTGGCCCAGTGCGCGCGCCGTGTGCCTGCCGGATACCGACAGCCATGAACTGCTCGATGTCCGGCTCGGGGAGTATGGCTGTGGCCAGTTGA